The region CAGGATTACTCTGATGAAGTAAGCTGGATACATACAACCCGGAGGTTACACAGCTTTCGGGTTTTCCATTTTCACTTTTTGATCTTGAAGAAGTTACCCCGCTCCATCTCGATTGATTCTATCCGATTGGTTTCCAGCAGTACACTAAGGTATTTGTTCAGTTCGTTTTTATGCAGTGAAAGAATCTGACAGAGATCTTGATCCGTGCAGGGGCGACGTTTGATCGTAGCGAGTATTTGCTGCTCAATTCTAGTGCTAAAACTGGGAATGGTCTTGCGACTCCGTGGATTGGCGACTATTTCCACCACCAGAGGTTTGAAGTATTCGACTATCTCTAGAAGTCTGGATCGTGGTATGGCTTTTACCCAGGTTTCCGTACCGGGACGATCGAGGCTGTTCAACTGAACTCTGTCCGGAGAAATGGCAAGAAGCTCTGTTCTGATGTGCTCCAATTCTGCTGGACTATCGTTTATTCCAGGAACCAAAAATACTTCCATCCAGATCTTTCCTGAAAACTCTGACCTGAGATCCTTCAGCCCCTGAATCACTTTAGAAATGTCCAATCCTGCATGAGGTCGGTTGATTTTCACGAACACATCTTGCGATACAGCATCAAGATCGGGTAATATTACGTCCGCCCTCATTACTTCTTTTCGCAGAGGTGCATCCCAGAACATGGTGCCATTGCTAAGTATCGCTACTTTATATATGGGATAATTGTCTTTGATGTGGTCCAGCACTCGTCCCAACCCGCTGTTTAGAGTAGGCTCACCTTGGCCTGAAAAAGTAATGAAATCCAGCTCGGGTTTGTTTGCCAAATAAGCATCCAATTCTGCTATCACTTCTTCGATGGGAACATATTCCCGACGCTCTATACTAAGCAGAGTGGTCTTGCCTACTTCACAGTAAACACAATCGAGACTACAGACTTTGTGAGGCACCAAATCCACGCCCAATGATATGCCCAAACGGCGTGAAGGAACCGGTCCAAATAGATATTTCATGTTAACTCCAAATATCAAGGGCTTTTTGCGACAATGAAACTGCCATCAGGAAGCATATTATCAGCATGAGCGATGCCCCCTGCTTCCAGTTTATAACGTTCACATTCCTGCCATTTATTAAGGCAATAATGATCTGTCCAAAAATATCCAATGCGTCCAGCTTGGGTAAGAGCGCGAACGGGACACAAACTGAACCATTTGCAGGGCTCCAGACGGAAAGCCCGATA is a window of Candidatus Cloacimonadota bacterium DNA encoding:
- a CDS encoding radical SAM protein — its product is MKYLFGPVPSRRLGISLGVDLVPHKVCSLDCVYCEVGKTTLLSIERREYVPIEEVIAELDAYLANKPELDFITFSGQGEPTLNSGLGRVLDHIKDNYPIYKVAILSNGTMFWDAPLRKEVMRADVILPDLDAVSQDVFVKINRPHAGLDISKVIQGLKDLRSEFSGKIWMEVFLVPGINDSPAELEHIRTELLAISPDRVQLNSLDRPGTETWVKAIPRSRLLEIVEYFKPLVVEIVANPRSRKTIPSFSTRIEQQILATIKRRPCTDQDLCQILSLHKNELNKYLSVLLETNRIESIEMERGNFFKIKK